One window of the Rufibacter radiotolerans genome contains the following:
- the lpcA gene encoding D-sedoheptulose 7-phosphate isomerase has translation METTPSSLILQELQQAQEVLTNFIAQPSSLQVIEEAAQVMATCLQNGGKILSCGNGGSMCDAMHFAEELTGRYRDDRAPMAAISISDPSHLSCVSNDYGYDQVFSRYVQALIRPGDVLLGISTSGNSGNVLKAAQVAKEMGAHVVTLTGKDGGQLASLSEVEIRVPHFGYADRIQEVHIKVIHILILLLEKHMAYSISL, from the coding sequence ATGGAAACCACCCCTTCTTCCCTTATTCTGCAGGAACTGCAACAAGCCCAAGAAGTACTTACCAATTTTATAGCCCAACCCAGCTCCCTCCAGGTCATTGAGGAGGCGGCCCAGGTCATGGCTACCTGCCTGCAGAATGGGGGTAAGATTTTGTCTTGCGGCAACGGCGGCTCCATGTGTGATGCCATGCACTTTGCAGAGGAACTCACCGGCCGCTACCGCGATGACCGTGCCCCCATGGCCGCCATTTCCATCTCAGACCCCAGCCACCTGAGCTGCGTTTCCAATGACTATGGCTATGACCAAGTGTTCTCCCGCTACGTGCAGGCCCTCATCCGCCCCGGCGATGTGCTCCTGGGCATAAGCACCAGCGGAAACTCCGGCAACGTGTTAAAGGCCGCCCAGGTAGCCAAAGAAATGGGCGCCCACGTGGTCACGCTCACGGGCAAAGACGGAGGTCAACTGGCTTCTCTCAGTGAGGTAGAGATCAGGGTCCCCCACTTCGGCTACGCCGATAGAATACAAGAGGTACATATCAAGGTCATTCATATTTTGATCTTGCTGCTGGAGAAACACATGGCCTATTCCATTTCTCTTTAA
- a CDS encoding ABC transporter ATP-binding protein, whose product MKTYFRLLNFARPFSQYVPTYAIATLLATVFGIMNFALLVPLLNILFDQVALQEVSVMQRPEFTFSFGWAKDFFYYYFGQVIQNQGKLGALKFICLILIASVMLTNLFRYIGLRIEGVVRAKVVKNLRMQVYERLTQLQLGFFSDKRKGNIMSTLTNDVLEVENSVVSTLNVLFREPFLVIGYFGVLFYMSPRLTLFSLLVLPISGLIISSISKKLKRQSSQGQDALGSILGIIDETLGGLRVVKGFNAQPYVIDKFRESNSRYARIITSMNNKRSLASPMSEFMGVTVVAGILYYGGSLVLSGESDLEAAALIGYLILFSQVLSPVKAISNAFSNIQRGLVAGERVLALVDTQPLIRDKPDAKVLPPFSHEIEFKNVGFKYAADPILQDINLRIPKGKTIALVGPSGGGKSTLADLLPRFYDPTEGAITIDGLDLRDCSLFSIREQMGIVTQESILFNDTIFNNIAFNKTDATEAEVIAAAKIANAHEFITQSPDGYQTMIGDRGGKLSGGQRQRLSIARAILKNPPILIMDEATSALDTESEKLVQEALTNLMKNRTSIVIAHRLSTIQHADEIIVLQGGRIVERGNHQELVRQSGLYFKLTQMQTT is encoded by the coding sequence ATGAAAACTTATTTCCGTCTTCTCAACTTCGCGCGCCCTTTCAGCCAGTACGTTCCCACCTACGCCATTGCCACCTTGCTGGCCACGGTGTTCGGGATCATGAACTTTGCGCTGCTGGTGCCGTTGTTGAATATCTTGTTTGACCAGGTGGCCCTGCAGGAAGTTTCTGTGATGCAGCGCCCTGAGTTTACCTTCAGCTTTGGCTGGGCCAAGGACTTTTTCTACTACTATTTCGGGCAGGTGATCCAGAACCAGGGGAAGCTGGGCGCCCTTAAATTCATCTGTTTGATTTTAATCGCGTCTGTCATGCTCACCAACCTGTTCCGGTACATTGGCCTCAGGATTGAAGGCGTGGTACGGGCTAAGGTGGTGAAGAACCTCCGCATGCAGGTGTATGAGCGCCTCACACAGCTACAGTTGGGTTTTTTCTCAGACAAGCGCAAGGGCAACATCATGTCTACCCTCACCAATGACGTGCTAGAGGTGGAGAACTCGGTGGTGAGCACGCTCAACGTGCTGTTCCGGGAGCCCTTTCTGGTCATTGGCTATTTTGGCGTGCTGTTCTACATGTCGCCGCGGCTTACGCTGTTCAGTTTGCTGGTGCTGCCTATCTCAGGTTTGATTATCTCAAGCATCTCAAAGAAACTGAAACGCCAATCATCGCAGGGGCAAGACGCGCTGGGGTCTATTTTAGGCATTATTGACGAGACCTTAGGCGGCCTGCGGGTAGTGAAAGGCTTTAATGCGCAACCGTATGTGATAGATAAGTTCAGGGAAAGCAACAGCCGGTATGCCCGCATCATTACCTCTATGAACAACAAGCGCAGCCTGGCTTCGCCGATGTCTGAGTTCATGGGCGTGACCGTGGTGGCCGGTATTCTATATTATGGCGGTTCCCTGGTATTAAGCGGCGAATCTGACCTGGAGGCGGCGGCCCTGATTGGCTATTTGATTCTGTTCTCGCAGGTGTTATCGCCGGTGAAGGCCATCTCCAATGCGTTCAGCAACATCCAGCGCGGCCTGGTAGCCGGCGAGCGGGTTCTGGCGTTGGTTGACACCCAGCCTTTGATCAGAGACAAGCCCGATGCCAAAGTGCTTCCGCCGTTCTCACATGAGATTGAGTTTAAAAACGTAGGCTTTAAATATGCCGCCGACCCTATTCTGCAAGACATTAACCTGCGCATACCAAAAGGCAAGACCATCGCGTTGGTAGGGCCCTCGGGCGGAGGAAAATCTACGCTGGCAGACTTACTACCGCGTTTCTATGACCCCACCGAAGGCGCCATCACCATTGACGGCCTGGACCTGCGCGATTGTTCGTTATTCTCCATTAGAGAGCAGATGGGCATTGTCACGCAGGAGTCCATCCTATTCAATGATACCATTTTCAACAACATCGCCTTCAACAAAACAGATGCTACCGAGGCTGAGGTGATTGCCGCCGCCAAGATTGCCAACGCCCACGAGTTCATCACGCAGAGCCCGGATGGGTACCAGACCATGATTGGCGACCGCGGTGGCAAACTCTCTGGCGGCCAGCGCCAGCGTCTGAGCATTGCCCGCGCTATCCTCAAGAACCCACCTATCCTGATCATGGATGAGGCCACCTCTGCCCTGGACACCGAGTCTGAGAAACTGGTACAGGAAGCCCTCACCAACCTCATGAAGAACCGCACCTCCATTGTCATAGCCCACCGCCTCAGCACCATTCAGCACGCAGACGAGATCATTGTATTGCAAGGCGGCCGTATTGTGGAACGCGGCAACCACCAGGAGCTGGTCCGCCAGAGTGGCCTCTACTTCAAGCTCACCCAGATGCAGACTACTTAG
- a CDS encoding YifB family Mg chelatase-like AAA ATPase translates to MLVKTFGSAVQGVNAYTITIEVNVSAGTKYYMVGLPDNAVKESEQRIESALKHNGYKMPRLKVVINMAPANVRKEGSAYDLPIAIGILAASEQLPLQNLEQYVIMGELALDGELRPIKGVLPIAIQARKEGFKGFILPTQNAQEAAIVNNLEVIGVSNLKEAIDFLSGNLAIDPVKIDTRDIFQSTVHQYTADFADVQGQENIKRALEIAAAGGHNVIMIGPPGAGKTMLAKRLPSILPPLTLHEALETTKIHSVAGKLGAQGSLLAQRPFRSPHHTISDVALVGGGGNPQPGEISLSHNGVLFLDELPEFKRSVLEVMRQPLEERRVTVSRARLTIDFPANFMLVASMNPCPCGFYNDPNKECVCGPGVVQRYLNKVSGPLLDRIDLHVEVTPVSFDQMTETRKTETSGDIRERVERARQWQAERFKEFPEIHSNAMMPPQMVKDLCRINESGRLLLKAAMEKLGLSARAYDRILKVSRTIADLAGSEEIKIEHLAEAIQYRSLDREGWAG, encoded by the coding sequence ATGCTGGTAAAGACCTTCGGTAGTGCGGTGCAGGGTGTGAACGCCTATACCATTACCATTGAAGTAAATGTATCTGCGGGCACCAAGTATTATATGGTGGGCCTGCCAGACAACGCGGTGAAAGAAAGCGAGCAGCGCATTGAGTCTGCTTTGAAACACAATGGCTACAAGATGCCGCGCCTGAAGGTGGTCATCAACATGGCCCCGGCCAACGTCCGGAAAGAAGGCTCTGCCTATGACCTGCCCATTGCTATTGGTATTCTGGCGGCCTCAGAGCAACTGCCTCTACAGAACCTGGAACAATATGTGATCATGGGCGAGCTGGCCCTGGACGGCGAACTAAGACCCATTAAAGGTGTCTTGCCCATTGCCATACAGGCCCGCAAAGAAGGCTTTAAAGGCTTTATTCTCCCTACCCAAAACGCACAGGAAGCCGCCATTGTCAATAACCTGGAAGTGATTGGCGTGTCTAACCTGAAAGAAGCCATTGATTTTCTGAGCGGAAACCTGGCCATTGACCCGGTCAAGATAGATACCCGCGACATCTTCCAATCTACCGTACACCAATACACCGCCGACTTTGCCGATGTTCAGGGCCAGGAGAATATCAAGCGCGCCTTGGAGATTGCCGCCGCCGGTGGCCATAACGTGATCATGATCGGTCCGCCTGGCGCGGGTAAAACCATGCTGGCCAAGCGGCTTCCCTCTATCTTACCGCCCCTTACGCTGCATGAAGCCCTGGAAACTACCAAGATTCACTCGGTGGCTGGCAAACTGGGTGCGCAGGGTTCTTTGCTGGCACAACGGCCTTTCAGGTCACCGCACCACACTATTTCAGATGTGGCATTGGTGGGCGGCGGTGGCAACCCACAACCCGGCGAGATTTCCTTGTCGCATAACGGGGTGTTATTTCTGGATGAGTTACCGGAGTTCAAGCGGTCGGTGCTGGAGGTGATGCGCCAGCCACTGGAAGAGCGCAGGGTCACCGTTTCCCGGGCCCGCCTCACCATTGATTTCCCGGCGAACTTTATGCTGGTGGCCAGTATGAACCCGTGTCCGTGCGGCTTCTACAATGATCCTAACAAGGAGTGTGTCTGCGGTCCCGGCGTGGTGCAGCGCTACCTCAATAAGGTAAGTGGGCCTTTGCTGGACCGCATTGACCTGCACGTGGAGGTGACGCCGGTTTCGTTTGACCAGATGACCGAGACCCGCAAGACCGAAACCAGCGGTGATATACGGGAACGGGTAGAACGGGCGCGACAATGGCAGGCAGAGCGGTTTAAGGAGTTCCCCGAGATCCATTCCAATGCTATGATGCCGCCCCAAATGGTGAAGGACCTGTGCCGCATTAATGAATCAGGCCGACTGCTCTTAAAAGCCGCCATGGAGAAACTGGGCCTCTCGGCGCGGGCCTATGACCGTATTCTGAAAGTGAGCCGCACCATCGCTGATCTGGCCGGCTCAGAGGAAATAAAGATTGAGCACCTGGCAGAGGCGATCCAATACCGCAGCCTGGACCGGGAGGGCTGGGCCGGGTAA
- a CDS encoding GNAT family N-acetyltransferase: MIQLLRHHEIDQTRWANCLARAYQPLVYAQAWYLDVVCGNNWEALVEIQGEAYVSVFPLPVKTLLVQKRVYQPLFTQQLGLITTPASQETTIEDYLALLPSSYAAVQYQLPWPTALPVTLPEPWHWRFRPNYELSLAPAYPDIQQQYSINLRRNLQKTAATSLKVGKIDSIDALLSLFQRTKGRELPELRPRHYQKLEQLHQAAQRQGVGQVYEVRQEEELLAAAFVLHTPHRVTFLFGASSLEGRRRNAIAFLLDQIIRQEAGSGKTFDFEGSEVPGVAKFYSGFGAQPVPYLSLSLQSKRTTVQWTLNVFTSLAKRLR; the protein is encoded by the coding sequence ATGATACAGCTGCTACGCCACCATGAGATAGACCAGACCCGTTGGGCCAACTGCCTGGCCCGGGCATACCAGCCGTTGGTGTATGCGCAGGCCTGGTATCTTGACGTGGTGTGCGGAAACAACTGGGAGGCCCTGGTGGAGATTCAGGGCGAGGCTTATGTTTCTGTTTTTCCGCTGCCGGTGAAAACGCTTCTGGTCCAGAAACGCGTGTACCAGCCACTGTTTACCCAGCAACTGGGACTCATTACCACCCCCGCCAGCCAGGAAACCACTATTGAAGATTACCTGGCACTTTTGCCTTCGTCCTACGCCGCAGTGCAGTATCAATTACCGTGGCCGACGGCCCTTCCGGTAACGCTCCCAGAACCATGGCATTGGCGCTTTCGGCCTAACTATGAGCTTTCCTTAGCGCCGGCATACCCAGATATTCAGCAGCAGTATTCCATAAACTTGCGGCGTAACCTGCAAAAAACTGCCGCCACTTCGCTTAAAGTAGGAAAGATAGACAGTATAGACGCCTTGCTTTCCCTGTTCCAGCGCACCAAAGGGCGGGAACTCCCTGAACTCAGGCCACGGCATTACCAGAAATTGGAACAGCTTCACCAAGCCGCTCAAAGGCAAGGAGTGGGGCAAGTATATGAAGTGCGCCAGGAAGAGGAATTACTGGCCGCCGCCTTTGTGCTCCATACGCCTCATCGGGTCACGTTTCTTTTTGGGGCCAGCTCCTTGGAGGGCCGGCGCCGCAACGCCATTGCCTTCTTGCTGGACCAGATCATCAGGCAGGAGGCGGGCTCGGGCAAAACCTTTGACTTTGAGGGCAGCGAAGTGCCGGGCGTGGCTAAATTTTATAGCGGCTTTGGTGCACAGCCCGTTCCCTACCTATCTTTAAGTCTTCAATCTAAAAGAACCACCGTTCAATGGACTCTAAACGTCTTTACATCCTTAGCCAAACGCCTTCGTTAG
- the upp gene encoding uracil phosphoribosyltransferase — MDSKRLYILSQTPSLANHFIAELRDVTVQKDSLRFRRNLERLGEIMAFKISETLHYAPQTIQTPLATTQQTLLQEMPVLATVLRAGLPFHQGFLNYFDNATCAFVGAYRVEGERQLSVHLDYMATPHLEDKILILVDPMLATGRSLALTYKDMQRYGKPKRIIIAAVIASPEGVEHLHNEIPEAELWLGALDERLNEQAYIVPGLGDAGDLSFGEKR, encoded by the coding sequence ATGGACTCTAAACGTCTTTACATCCTTAGCCAAACGCCTTCGTTAGCCAATCACTTTATCGCAGAGCTGCGCGATGTCACCGTGCAGAAAGACAGCCTGCGTTTCCGGCGCAACCTGGAGCGGTTAGGGGAGATCATGGCGTTTAAGATTTCGGAGACCCTTCACTACGCCCCGCAGACCATCCAGACCCCGCTGGCGACTACCCAACAGACGCTGCTGCAGGAGATGCCGGTGCTGGCCACTGTGCTACGGGCCGGTCTGCCGTTCCACCAGGGCTTCCTGAATTACTTTGACAACGCCACCTGCGCATTTGTAGGAGCGTACCGGGTAGAAGGCGAGCGACAGCTTTCGGTGCACTTAGACTATATGGCCACCCCGCACCTGGAAGACAAGATCCTAATTCTGGTAGACCCCATGCTGGCCACTGGCCGGTCTCTGGCCCTTACCTACAAAGACATGCAGCGCTACGGCAAGCCCAAGCGCATTATCATTGCGGCCGTCATTGCCAGCCCCGAGGGGGTGGAGCATCTCCATAACGAGATTCCGGAGGCAGAACTATGGCTGGGCGCCCTGGATGAGCGCCTGAACGAGCAAGCCTACATTGTGCCGGGCCTGGGCGATGCCGGTGATCTGTCGTTCGGGGAAAAAAGGTGA
- a CDS encoding porin family protein, translated as MKKLVFLLAALFTTYFAQAQGGISLGLKAGANYSSLTGDNTDDYKHQFGFHGGGFLDFGLSDMVSIRPELLFSVKGYAIELTDDDDDNQTFSYIDVPILAHVNAGGIFFEGGPTLGYLVAVKDGDTDDFKKLEFGYAAGLGYEMESGMGFGLRYQGGLTSLSDNDDAPKVKNSVFQLYLSYLLGGR; from the coding sequence ATGAAAAAGTTAGTCTTCTTATTAGCAGCGTTGTTCACCACCTACTTCGCGCAAGCCCAAGGCGGCATCTCATTAGGCCTCAAAGCAGGCGCCAACTACAGCTCCCTTACCGGCGACAACACCGATGATTATAAGCACCAGTTCGGCTTTCATGGCGGAGGCTTTTTAGACTTTGGCCTTTCAGACATGGTCTCCATTAGGCCTGAACTTCTGTTCTCTGTGAAAGGATACGCCATTGAGCTCACAGATGATGACGATGACAACCAGACCTTCAGTTATATAGACGTGCCCATTCTGGCCCATGTGAACGCCGGCGGAATTTTCTTTGAAGGCGGCCCTACGTTAGGGTATCTGGTGGCCGTGAAAGATGGCGACACCGATGATTTCAAGAAACTGGAGTTTGGCTATGCCGCCGGGCTGGGCTATGAAATGGAAAGCGGTATGGGCTTTGGGCTAAGGTACCAGGGCGGCCTCACCAGCCTAAGCGACAATGACGATGCCCCTAAAGTAAAGAACTCTGTCTTCCAGCTGTATCTGAGTTATCTCTTGGGAGGGCGGTAA